Proteins from one Anopheles nili chromosome 2, idAnoNiliSN_F5_01, whole genome shotgun sequence genomic window:
- the LOC128732300 gene encoding uncharacterized protein LOC128732300, with the protein MDTEVTPEVRDLQDTTVTLRLNIPAYYKKLLLKECEIEHQRIIETDVCVIKQPILELKKIERIEKHFPSCTGASDVQEVNNLLNILQKLFPKK; encoded by the exons ATGGATACAGAAGTTACGCCTGAGGTTCGCGATCTACAAGACACGACCGTTACATTGCGATTGAACATACCTGCATATTATAAAAAACTATTGCTTAAAGAATGTGAAATAGAACACCAACGAATT atcgaaaCAGATGTATGCGTGATAAAGCAGCCGATTTTGGAGTTGAAGAAAATAGAAAGGATAGAGAAACATTTTCCAAGTTGCACTGGCGCATCTGACGTACAGGAGGTTAACAATCTACTGAACATTCTTCAAAAGCTCTTCCCGAAAAAGTGA
- the LOC128732299 gene encoding phosphatidylinositol N-acetylglucosaminyltransferase subunit H, translated as MVYLWTSSGKQIHLKIVHKSTSVLQLWIENVEAHRERHNLLILELGVLFCFAICVFLFKLNALHFLFVFPIGVLMHLYSCVIKSESLVLVKDFALQCSTTFASGTVRNALIPIEYIHDIAINEVYYNLKVIFILQVLTKGYLFKKKPVITLLQKLKPGLPCLKVIYDELHSVLELQDS; from the exons ATGGTTTACCTTTGGACTAGTTcgggaaaacaaattcatcTTAAAATAGTGCACAAATCTACAAGTGTGCTTCAACTATGGATTGAGAATGTGGAAGCACATCGTGAAAGGCATAATTTACTGATTCTTGAGCTTGGCGTACTATTTTGCTTTGCAATTTGTGTATTTCTCTTCAAACTGAATGCTTTGCACtttctgttcgttttcccTATTGGTGTGCTTATGCACCTTTATAGCTGCGTGATAAAATCGGAAAGTTTAGTGTTGGTAAAAGATTTTGCCTTGCAATGTTCGACCACATTTGCCAGCGGTACCGTTCGCAATGCTCTTATACCGATAGAATATATTCATGATATTGCAATCAATGAAGTGTATTATAAC ttaaaagttatttttattctGCAAGTTCTTACCAAaggatatttatttaaaaaaaagccagtGATTACGCTTTTACAG AAACTTAAACCAGGACTACCCTGTCTGAAAGTAATCTACGATGAACTTCACTCCGTTCTAGAGTTGCAGGACTCTTAG